Proteins from a single region of Phycisphaeraceae bacterium D3-23:
- a CDS encoding GspE/PulE family protein → MDQSRGTDSGSTDMRSFGGADPYLPVRVADGEEPQQALVRSRTDLGDLLLADKVITPEQLTSARNVASNSPGRRPADIYFEMDVDQVKMQQCVAKLAGMKFERVTYEQIDSTKQLEMLGDDYCLKHGVVPIRAKGSRLIVGLVHTDDLIVIDAVQAKLGHTVKVVVVTPEDVAAVIEQHREQSSGTDEMAVNEIIAGIDEEDIELVETNDEELDLEKMAGESPVIRFVNYLIFTAVKEGASDIHIEPQEKKLQVRYRIDGVLFDAMNPPAHMKAAIVSRLKIMANLDISERRVPQDGRIRAMVHGRKLDLRMSTLPMVSGEKVVLRILDTRSIQVDLDDLGMSQDMLMMWKKQISQPHGIVLVTGPTGSGKTTTLYASLGQMDKQKQNVSTVEDPVEYHLNGINQTQTHESIGMSFAAALRALLRQDPDVVMVGEIRDGETAKTAIQASLTGHLVLSTLHTNDAPSAVTRLINIGVEPYLIGSALNAVVAQRLVRKICEHCKTMAPPDDMIAEHLALQGIAIDQLAHGVGCDKCRNTGYAGRVGLYETLILNDTMRDRIAGSPNVTEFRRMCVEAGMVTLRQDGFAKVGQGLTTVDEILRVTES, encoded by the coding sequence GTGGACCAATCGAGGGGCACAGATTCAGGCAGTACGGACATGCGCAGCTTCGGCGGCGCAGACCCCTACCTGCCGGTGCGCGTGGCGGATGGAGAAGAGCCGCAGCAAGCGCTCGTGCGTTCACGGACCGACCTGGGCGACCTCTTGCTCGCCGACAAGGTCATCACGCCCGAGCAGCTGACCAGCGCGCGGAACGTCGCCTCCAATTCCCCGGGCCGACGCCCGGCCGACATCTACTTCGAGATGGATGTCGACCAGGTCAAGATGCAGCAGTGCGTTGCCAAGCTTGCGGGGATGAAGTTCGAACGCGTCACCTACGAGCAGATCGACTCGACCAAACAACTCGAGATGCTCGGGGACGACTACTGCCTCAAGCACGGCGTCGTCCCGATACGCGCGAAGGGCTCGCGGCTCATCGTCGGGCTCGTTCATACCGACGACCTCATCGTTATCGACGCCGTGCAGGCTAAGCTCGGCCACACTGTCAAGGTGGTCGTGGTTACGCCCGAGGACGTCGCGGCTGTCATAGAGCAGCACCGTGAACAGAGCAGCGGCACCGACGAGATGGCGGTCAACGAGATCATCGCCGGCATCGACGAGGAAGATATCGAGCTAGTCGAGACCAATGACGAAGAGCTCGACCTCGAAAAGATGGCAGGCGAGTCGCCCGTCATCCGCTTTGTCAACTACCTGATCTTCACGGCCGTGAAGGAAGGCGCTTCCGACATCCACATCGAGCCGCAGGAAAAGAAGCTTCAGGTGCGCTACCGCATCGACGGCGTCCTGTTCGACGCGATGAACCCGCCCGCGCACATGAAGGCCGCGATCGTCTCACGCCTCAAGATCATGGCCAACCTCGACATCTCCGAACGCCGGGTCCCCCAAGACGGCCGCATCCGCGCGATGGTCCATGGGCGCAAACTCGACCTGCGTATGTCGACGCTGCCGATGGTCTCGGGCGAGAAAGTCGTGCTGCGTATCCTCGACACGCGGTCGATCCAGGTGGACCTCGACGACCTGGGCATGAGCCAGGACATGCTGATGATGTGGAAGAAGCAGATCAGCCAGCCGCATGGCATCGTGCTCGTCACCGGGCCGACCGGCTCGGGCAAGACGACGACACTCTACGCATCGCTGGGGCAGATGGACAAGCAGAAGCAGAACGTCTCCACCGTCGAGGACCCGGTCGAGTACCACCTCAACGGGATCAACCAGACGCAGACGCATGAGAGCATCGGCATGTCCTTCGCCGCCGCGCTCCGCGCGCTGCTGCGTCAAGACCCCGACGTCGTTATGGTCGGTGAAATCCGAGACGGCGAAACCGCGAAGACCGCGATCCAGGCCTCGCTCACCGGCCACCTGGTCCTTTCGACGCTGCACACCAACGACGCGCCCAGCGCGGTGACACGCCTGATCAATATCGGCGTCGAGCCGTACCTGATCGGCTCGGCGCTCAACGCGGTGGTCGCGCAGCGCCTGGTCCGCAAGATCTGTGAGCACTGCAAGACCATGGCACCGCCCGACGACATGATCGCCGAGCACCTTGCGCTCCAGGGCATTGCGATCGACCAGCTCGCGCACGGCGTGGGCTGCGACAAGTGCCGCAACACCGGGTACGCCGGTCGAGTCGGTCTCTACGAAACGCTGATCCTGAACGACACGATGCGCGACCGGATCGCGGGCAGCCCGAACGTGACGGAGTTTCGCCGCATGTGTGTCGAGGCCGGGATGGTCACACTACGCCAGGACGGCTTCGCCAAAGTCGGCCAAGGGCTCACGACAGTCGACGAAATCCTCCGTGTGACCGAGTCGTAG
- the pilM gene encoding pilus assembly protein PilM, translating to MAFGISKSRMSPIAIDFGTDTVKLLQISSGGGTTQLVAAGAMNVPESARSDAASRYAFVGEAVKSILSQQPFKGKRAICAIPAYQTMVSVVELPGSDAKDIDAQINLHIQTVLEKDPSRMVVRNHHLGQVMRDGSAKQRVLTLSAPRSTVMRYIELATAAKLEVVGMHSEPMCIAKPFIELYNRREIDQTGTRCFVDVGAAMSKIVIIHNGQVLMARTLRAAGEEMTLRHAKQHGLDFTEARLARIREANNPLAARPFPSKAEQQHEQDLRRALVGAPILSEDTAPDLAVADSATELEDDRRVEPAAQPAMALEDLDETLDSLVEGLRMTIRYHDSVCPDHPVDQVVMLGGEAGQRSVNEAVAFALGLPTFVGHPLARVMRTPGLQPLGLDMNKPQPGWAVPLGLCLSEANL from the coding sequence ATGGCCTTTGGTATCTCTAAGTCACGTATGTCGCCGATCGCGATCGACTTCGGCACCGATACGGTGAAGCTGCTGCAGATCTCGTCGGGCGGCGGCACGACCCAGCTCGTCGCCGCGGGCGCGATGAACGTGCCCGAGAGCGCGCGGTCCGACGCGGCCTCGCGCTACGCCTTTGTGGGCGAAGCCGTCAAGAGCATCCTCAGCCAGCAGCCGTTCAAGGGTAAGCGCGCCATCTGTGCGATCCCCGCCTATCAGACCATGGTTAGCGTCGTCGAGTTGCCCGGCAGCGACGCCAAAGATATCGACGCACAGATCAACCTGCACATCCAAACCGTCCTCGAAAAAGACCCGTCGCGTATGGTCGTCCGAAACCACCATCTCGGGCAGGTGATGCGTGACGGCTCGGCCAAGCAGCGCGTGCTGACCCTCTCCGCGCCGCGATCGACCGTCATGCGCTACATCGAGCTCGCCACCGCCGCGAAGCTCGAAGTCGTCGGCATGCACAGCGAGCCGATGTGCATCGCCAAGCCTTTCATCGAGCTCTACAACCGCCGAGAGATCGACCAGACCGGCACACGCTGCTTCGTCGATGTCGGCGCGGCGATGTCCAAGATCGTCATCATCCATAACGGCCAGGTCCTGATGGCCCGGACGCTTCGTGCTGCGGGTGAAGAGATGACCCTCCGCCATGCGAAACAGCACGGGCTCGACTTTACCGAGGCCCGACTGGCCCGTATCCGTGAAGCCAACAACCCGCTCGCCGCCCGCCCGTTCCCGAGCAAGGCCGAGCAGCAGCACGAACAAGACCTGCGTCGCGCACTCGTCGGCGCACCGATCCTCAGCGAAGACACCGCTCCCGACCTCGCCGTCGCCGACAGCGCCACTGAGCTTGAAGACGACCGCCGGGTCGAGCCCGCCGCGCAGCCCGCAATGGCGCTCGAGGACTTGGACGAGACGCTCGACAGCCTCGTCGAAGGCCTCCGCATGACGATCCGCTACCACGACTCGGTCTGCCCGGACCACCCGGTCGACCAGGTCGTGATGCTCGGCGGTGAGGCCGGGCAGCGATCAGTCAATGAGGCCGTGGCCTTTGCACTCGGCCTCCCGACGTTCGTCGGCCACCCGCTGGCGCGCGTGATGCGGACGCCCGGGCTCCAGCCCCTCGGGCTCGACATGAACAAACCCCAGCCCGGCTGGGCCGTCCCCCTCGGGCTGTGCCTGAGCGAAGCAAACCTCTGA
- the hslU gene encoding ATP-dependent protease ATPase subunit HslU, with amino-acid sequence MTPRQIVDELDRFIIGQRDAKRAVAVAIRNRWRRQRLDEKIAPEVYPRNIIMAGPTGCGKTEIARRLAKLTGAPFIKVEASKFTEVGYHGRDVESMIRDLLDQAIAMSRASQAKIVAQKANDAAVERLVSLLLPGSEKEQDAPADDSTIGFVATEESVERKERIRSKLREQVASGALDDREVELSVTRRPQTSVMFANMGLDQMDPSMADMFEKMMPEQNKRKRAKVEDARRILVEQETDKLLDEDKIVGEAIERTQNAGIIFLDEIDKIAAGEGPGGKGSPDVSRQGVQRDLLPIVEGSAVNTRHGIVHTDHILFVAAGAFHSAKVSDLMPELQGRFPIRVELSPLTKEDFVRILTEPQGALTKQQEALLAVEGLTVTFDPGAIEAMAELAATANEQLENIGARRLMTIVETVFEQVNFDAPDRVADGDTELRITDAFVREQVAPIVADADLSNFVL; translated from the coding sequence ATGACCCCCCGCCAGATCGTCGATGAGCTCGACCGCTTTATTATCGGCCAGCGCGACGCCAAACGCGCCGTCGCCGTCGCCATCCGCAACCGCTGGCGGCGTCAGCGGCTGGACGAAAAGATCGCGCCCGAGGTCTACCCGCGCAACATCATCATGGCCGGGCCCACCGGCTGCGGGAAGACGGAGATCGCGCGTCGGCTGGCGAAGCTCACCGGCGCGCCGTTCATCAAGGTCGAGGCCAGCAAGTTCACCGAGGTCGGGTACCACGGCCGGGACGTCGAGTCGATGATCCGCGACCTGCTCGACCAGGCCATCGCCATGTCCCGCGCCAGCCAGGCGAAGATCGTCGCCCAGAAGGCGAACGACGCCGCGGTCGAACGGCTGGTGTCACTTCTACTGCCAGGTTCCGAGAAGGAACAAGACGCGCCCGCCGACGATTCGACGATCGGATTTGTCGCGACCGAAGAGTCGGTCGAACGCAAGGAGCGCATCCGCAGCAAGCTGCGCGAGCAGGTCGCGTCGGGGGCGCTCGACGACCGCGAGGTCGAGCTCAGCGTCACGCGCCGGCCCCAGACGTCGGTGATGTTCGCGAACATGGGGCTGGACCAGATGGACCCGTCCATGGCCGACATGTTCGAGAAGATGATGCCCGAGCAGAACAAGCGCAAGCGGGCCAAGGTCGAAGACGCCCGGCGGATCCTCGTCGAGCAGGAGACCGACAAGCTGCTGGACGAAGACAAGATCGTGGGCGAAGCCATCGAACGCACGCAGAACGCCGGCATCATCTTCCTCGACGAGATCGACAAGATCGCGGCCGGCGAAGGGCCCGGCGGGAAGGGCTCGCCCGACGTCTCGCGTCAGGGCGTGCAGCGCGACCTCTTGCCGATCGTCGAGGGCTCGGCCGTGAACACCCGGCACGGGATCGTGCACACCGACCACATCCTCTTTGTCGCCGCCGGCGCGTTCCACAGCGCGAAGGTCAGCGACCTGATGCCGGAGTTGCAGGGGCGTTTCCCGATCCGCGTCGAGCTGTCGCCGCTGACCAAAGAGGACTTCGTGCGCATCCTCACCGAGCCGCAGGGCGCACTGACCAAGCAGCAGGAGGCGCTCCTGGCTGTCGAAGGACTGACGGTGACGTTTGATCCCGGCGCGATCGAGGCGATGGCGGAGCTCGCCGCGACGGCGAACGAACAGCTCGAAAACATCGGCGCGCGCCGGCTGATGACGATCGTCGAGACCGTGTTTGAGCAAGTCAACTTCGACGCCCCCGACCGCGTTGCCGACGGCGACACCGAGCTGCGCATCACCGATGCGTTCGTGCGCGAACAGGTCGCCCCGATCGTCGCGGACGCGGACCTGTCGAACTTTGTGCTGTAG
- a CDS encoding PilN domain-containing protein: MAKNNSFLPEDYLDRKIARRTNLICIALFLVMIGAIGAAFYVQSRQDDGTRTELARVNSTFSDRALQLRQIEQLQERKQQMIGKAKIVQQLVERVPRSIILAEMINHMPGTLSLLELTLETKIVKPGARPQTAIERDRLERGEAEAEENEEVTIAPREITIEVVGVAPNDNDVSVFMQNLSINPLFTGVGLEYIERYAIEGNDMRRFRIVMQLNMDLTFDRDDVDDALRGLEQNPMANEDHTFSNGADATADVPTHTD, translated from the coding sequence ATGGCGAAGAACAACAGCTTCCTGCCCGAAGACTACCTCGACCGCAAGATCGCGCGGCGGACTAACCTGATCTGCATCGCGCTCTTCCTCGTGATGATCGGCGCGATCGGCGCCGCCTTCTACGTGCAAAGCCGGCAGGACGACGGCACCCGTACCGAGCTCGCGCGGGTCAATTCGACCTTCAGCGACCGCGCCCTCCAGCTACGGCAGATCGAGCAGCTCCAGGAACGCAAGCAGCAGATGATCGGCAAGGCCAAGATCGTCCAGCAGCTCGTCGAACGTGTTCCACGCTCCATTATCCTCGCGGAGATGATTAACCACATGCCTGGCACGCTCAGCCTGCTGGAGCTGACGCTGGAAACCAAGATCGTCAAGCCTGGCGCACGCCCACAGACCGCCATCGAACGCGACCGCCTCGAACGCGGCGAGGCCGAGGCCGAAGAAAACGAAGAGGTCACTATCGCCCCGCGTGAGATCACGATCGAGGTCGTCGGCGTCGCGCCCAATGACAACGACGTCTCCGTCTTCATGCAGAACCTCAGCATCAACCCGCTCTTCACCGGCGTCGGGCTCGAGTACATCGAGCGCTACGCGATCGAGGGCAACGACATGCGTCGTTTCCGCATCGTCATGCAGCTCAACATGGACCTGACCTTCGACCGCGACGACGTCGACGACGCTCTGCGTGGCCTCGAACAAAACCCCATGGCCAACGAAGACCACACGTTTAGCAACGGAGCCGACGCGACCGCCGACGTCCCGACCCACACCGACTGA
- the pilO gene encoding type 4a pilus biogenesis protein PilO, which yields MRFGLREILFILVLLAMPAAAYFFVFQPKNVLQMQARSEIQAKQAKLQALDSATARYIDLDDEIDRLRSTIELIEQKLPHGREEYQVVKNISDLALSHNLVVRSIKPDKVVAAAQYMELPVRLEIEGDFDGFYAFLLEVERLPRITQMPMMTLNKLESADEEGMMEATITLSIFFESD from the coding sequence ATGCGATTTGGACTACGCGAAATCCTGTTTATCCTTGTGCTGCTGGCGATGCCCGCCGCGGCCTACTTCTTCGTCTTTCAGCCCAAGAACGTTCTGCAGATGCAGGCCCGCTCGGAGATCCAGGCCAAGCAGGCCAAGCTCCAGGCCCTCGACAGCGCGACCGCCCGCTACATCGACCTCGACGACGAGATCGATAGGCTGCGCTCAACGATTGAGCTGATCGAACAAAAGCTCCCGCACGGCCGCGAGGAGTACCAGGTCGTCAAGAACATCTCGGACCTCGCGCTGAGCCACAACCTCGTGGTCCGCTCGATCAAGCCGGACAAGGTCGTCGCCGCGGCACAGTACATGGAACTGCCGGTACGTCTTGAGATCGAGGGCGACTTCGACGGGTTCTATGCCTTCCTGCTTGAAGTCGAGCGTCTCCCGCGGATCACGCAGATGCCGATGATGACGCTCAACAAGCTCGAATCGGCGGACGAGGAAGGCATGATGGAAGCGACCATCACCCTGAGCATCTTCTTCGAGAGCGACTAA